In Naumovozyma castellii chromosome 1, complete genome, one DNA window encodes the following:
- the NCAS0A06960 gene encoding NAD(P)H-dependent oxidoreductase yields the protein MKVFIVFAHPEEKSFNGSLLKETVAQLKSQGHEVKVSDLYKQHWKPQIDEDDFPATHEKGTRLQVAAASAKAFYGNKLTLDVVEEQEKNQMGRFVNFTIPSLVVRYACLLKGWVERVFSLGFGYGTGEYTDTHFGDRYGEGVLTGKKAMIITTVGGTVEHYSARGINGPINDVLFTINHGLLFFTGMTVLPPFVTYKTDSATEEVFQNEAKKLRETLKNIETIKPINYRKQNFGDYNLPGCTLKEGLEQPGETGYDIHIIKD from the coding sequence TCAGCTCAAATCCCAAGGTCACGAAGTCAAAGTGTCCGATTTATACAAACAACACTGGAAACCacaaattgatgaagatgattttcCTGCCACTCATGAAAAGGGTACAAGATTGCAAGTGGCTGCTGCTTCTGCTAAGGCCTTCTATGGAAATAAATTGACTTTGGATgttgttgaagaacaagaaaaaaatcaaatggGCAGATTTGTTAATTTTACAATTCCCAGTTTGGTGGTTCGGTATGCCTGCCTCCTGAAAGGTTGGGTAGAAAGGGTGTTTAGTTTGGGGTTTGGGTATGGTACTGGTGAATACACCGACACCCATTTCGGTGATCGTTATGGTGAAGGTGTTCTTACTGGTAAAAAGGCAATGATCATTACCACTGTCGGGGGAACTGTTGAGCATTACAGTGCAAGAGGTATCAATGGTCCAATTAATGATGTCTTGTTCACAATTAATCATGgtcttttgtttttcacAGGTATGACTGTCTTACCTCCATTTGTAACTTATAAGACAGACTCTGCTACAGAGGAAGTCTTTCAAAATGAGGCAAAGAAATTGAGGGaaactttgaagaatattgaaaccATCAAACCAATTAATTATAGAAAGCAAAATTTCGGTGATTACAATCTTCCAGGTTGTACATTAAAGGAAGGTTTGGAACAACCTGGTGAAACTGGGTATGATATCCATATTATAAAAGATTag